In Oncorhynchus keta strain PuntledgeMale-10-30-2019 unplaced genomic scaffold, Oket_V2 Un_contig_7532_pilon_pilon, whole genome shotgun sequence, a genomic segment contains:
- the LOC127926401 gene encoding uncharacterized protein DDB_G0287625-like, whose amino-acid sequence MCTLCSALRRQDNTRDNTRNNTRDNTRDNTRNNTRDNTRDNTRDNTKDNTRDNTRDNTRDNTRDNTRNNTRDNTRDNTRDNTRNNTRDNTRDNTRDNTRDNTRDNTRDNTRDNTRDNTRDNTRDNTRDNTRDNTRDNTRDNTRDNTKDNTRDNTRDNTRDNTRDNTRDNTRDNTRDNTRDNTSDNTRDNTRDNTRDNTRDNTKDNTRDNTRDNTRDNTRDNTRNNTRDNTRDNTRDNTRDNTRDNTKDNTRDNTRDNTRDNTRDNTRDNTRDNTRDNTRDNTSDNTRDNTRDNTKDNTRDNTRDNTRDNTRDNTKDNTRDNTRNNTRDNTRDNTRDNTRDNTRDNTKDNTRDNTRDNTRDNTRDNTRDNTRDNTRDNTRDNTRDNTRDNTRDKTTPRQPQGQHQDNTRDNTKDNTRDNTRDNTRDNTRDNTRDNTKDNTRDNTRDNTRDNTRDNTRDNTRDNTRDNTRDNTRDNTRDNTRDKTTPRQPQGHDNTRENTKTTPGTTPGTRQHQGHDNTKTTPGTRQHQGQHQGQHQGQDNTRDNTRDKTTPGTRPHQGQHQGQDNTRDKTTPGTRPGTPSSVTETTSSSLTPGTPSSVTEITSSSLTPGTPSTVTETTSSSIKPETPSSVTEITSSSLTPGTPSSVTEITSSSLTPGTPSSVTEITSSSLTPRICRTRDSSYHPGVSR is encoded by the exons ATGTGTACCTTATGTAGCGCATTACGTAGACAAGACAACACTAGGGACAACACCAGGAACAACACCAGGGACAACACTAGGGACAACACCAGGAACAACACCAGGGACAACACTAGGGACAACACTAGGGACAACACCAAGGACAACACTAGGGACAACACTAGGGACAACACTAGGGACAACACTAGGGACAACACCAGGAACAACACTAGGGACAACACTAGGGACAACACTAGAGACAACACCAGGAACAACACTAGGGACAACACTAGGGACAACACTAGGGACAACACTAGGGACAACACTAGGGACAACACTAGGGACAACACTAGGGACAACACTAGGGACAACACTAGAGACAACACTAGGGACAACACTAGGGACAACACTAGGGACAACACTAGGGACAACACTAGGGACAACACTAGGGACAACACCAAGGACAACACTAGGGACAACACTAGGGACAACACTAGGGACAACACTAGAGACAACACTAGGGACAACACTAGGGACAACACTAGGGACAACACCAGGGACAACACCAGCGACAACACTAGGGACAACACTAGGGACAACACTAGGGACAACACTAGGGACAACACCAAGGACAACACTAGGGACAACACTAGGGACAACACTAGGGACAACACTAGGGACAACACCAGGAACAACACTAGGGACAACACTAGGGACAACACTAGGGACAACACTAGGGACAACACTAGGGACAACACCAAGGACAACACTAGGGACAACACTAGGGACAACACTAGGGACAACACTAGAGACAACACTAGGGACAACACTAGGGACAACACTAGGGACAACACCAGGGACAACACCAGCGACAACACTAGGGACAACACTAGGGACAACACCAAGGACAACACTAGGGACAACACTAGGGACAACACTAGGGACAACACTAGGGACAACACCAAGGACAACACTAGGGACAACACCAGGAACAACACTAGGGACAACACTAGGGACAACACTAGGGACAACACTAGGGACAACACTAGGGACAACACCAAGGACAACACTAGGGACAACACTAGGGACAACACTAGGGACAACACTAGAGACAACACTAGGGACAACACTAGGGACAACACTAGGGACAACACTAGGGACAACACTAGGGACAATACTAGGGACAACACTAGGGACAAGACAACACCAAGACAACCCCAGGGACAACACCAAGACAACACTAGGGACAACACCAAGGACAACACTAGGGACAACACTAGGGACAACACTAGGGACAACACTAGGGACAACACTAGGGACAACACCAAGGACAACACTAGGGACAACACTAGGGACAACACTAGGGACAACACTAGAGACAACACTAGGGACAACACTAGGGACAACACTAGGGACAACACTAGGGACAACACTAGGGACAATACTAGGGACAACACTAGGGACAAGACAACACCAAGACAACCCCAGGGACACGACAACACCAGGGAAAACACCAAGACAACACCAGGGACAACACCAGGGACACGACAACACCAGGGACACGACAACACCAAGACAACACCAGGGACAAGACAACACCAGGGACAACACCAGGGACAACACCAGGGACAAGACAACACCAGGGACAACACCAGGGACAAGACAACACCAGGGACAAGACCACACCAGGGACAACACCAGGGACAAGACAACACCAGGGACAAGACAACACCAGGGACAAGACCAGGGACCCCCTCATCTGTCACAGAGACAACCAGCTCCTCCTTAACACCAGGGACCCCCTCATCTGTCACAGAGATAACCAGCTCCTCCTTAACGCCAGGGACCCCCTCAACTGTCACAGAGACAACCAGCTCCTCCATAAAACCAGAGACCCCCTCATCTGTCACAGAGATAACCAGCTCCTCCTTAACACCAGGGACCCCCTCATCTGTCACAGAGATAACCAGCTCCTCCTTAACGCCAGGGACCCCCTCATCTGTCACAGAGATAACCAGCTCCTCCTTAACACCAAGGATCTGTC GGACACGGGACTCCAGTTACCACCCAGGGGTCTCCAGATAG